From the Candidatus Ozemobacteraceae bacterium genome, one window contains:
- a CDS encoding VWA domain-containing protein → MMNRTDKLFYAGATIPLFMLAFNFLAGLLGKTDDWCYTNVGLSPQSLLLLTAVFIAFLPRLGRFCIIMLKRFYSESYLLIKAIAVVFFLACLVAASIPNFRKAREGGFAVGGAKDINTFRQNVSYGNLPNETDITYEGLFYDYSFNTLEGSQASATSESAASGTPEGLFKPSCSWAVLRNPLTESLDSFVSVGLRANLDTSSIKRKKLNLVVVLDISGSMSSGFHSYYYDQSLPENERNRIMEDPDRNATKMQIAAKSLVEMLGHLKDDDRFGMVLFNSGSFVAKPLRAVGQTNMPAIKRHILDIVPWGGTFMEAGMRLGRSLLAGVENADPEQYENRIIFLTDAMPNIGMISRDSLLELAQTYAAERVYTTFIGVGIDFQTELVEHITKIRGANYYAIHSPWEFKKRLAKEFDYMVTPLLFNLRVTLHSDSFSIDEVYGSPEADQATGLLMKVNTLFPAPLEDDSVKGGIILLKLKRTSPGSDLRLTASYEDRSGKVYQTTVSAPAPADDGEWCAARDVRKAVVLTRLVTLMKDWIRTERGQLDGRPENEARSPNYWEHTSSTLRVSPQKLGEMKRFKEYFVQQSQLIGDPALDREKELLERIIDQGQSAADKTKR, encoded by the coding sequence ATGATGAATCGCACGGACAAATTGTTCTATGCGGGAGCAACGATCCCCCTCTTCATGCTGGCATTCAATTTCCTCGCCGGCCTTCTGGGAAAGACCGACGACTGGTGTTACACCAATGTGGGACTGTCACCTCAGTCCCTGCTTCTGCTGACGGCCGTGTTCATCGCGTTCCTGCCGCGTCTGGGACGTTTTTGCATCATCATGCTGAAAAGGTTCTATTCCGAGAGCTATCTCCTGATCAAGGCGATTGCCGTCGTCTTCTTCCTCGCCTGCCTCGTTGCGGCCTCCATCCCGAATTTCCGGAAAGCGCGCGAAGGGGGATTCGCCGTCGGCGGCGCCAAGGATATCAACACGTTCCGACAAAACGTGTCCTACGGGAATCTGCCGAACGAAACCGACATCACGTATGAAGGTCTGTTCTACGACTATTCCTTCAATACCCTCGAGGGCTCCCAGGCATCCGCGACCTCGGAATCGGCCGCCAGCGGCACGCCCGAGGGCCTTTTCAAGCCGTCCTGCTCCTGGGCCGTGCTCAGGAATCCGCTGACGGAAAGTCTCGACAGCTTCGTCTCGGTCGGCCTGCGCGCGAATCTCGACACTTCGAGCATCAAGCGGAAAAAACTGAACCTCGTCGTGGTGCTCGACATCAGCGGCTCGATGAGCTCCGGATTCCATTCCTACTACTACGACCAGTCGCTTCCCGAAAACGAGCGGAACCGCATCATGGAAGATCCGGATCGGAACGCCACCAAGATGCAGATTGCCGCGAAGTCGCTCGTCGAGATGCTCGGACACCTGAAGGACGACGACCGCTTCGGCATGGTCCTGTTCAACAGCGGAAGCTTCGTCGCGAAGCCCCTCCGCGCGGTCGGGCAGACCAACATGCCGGCCATCAAGCGCCATATCCTTGATATCGTGCCGTGGGGTGGTACTTTCATGGAAGCCGGGATGCGCCTGGGCCGCAGCCTGCTGGCGGGGGTCGAAAACGCCGATCCCGAGCAGTATGAGAATCGTATCATCTTCCTGACCGACGCCATGCCCAATATCGGCATGATCAGCCGCGACAGCCTGCTCGAGCTCGCACAGACGTATGCCGCCGAGCGGGTCTATACGACGTTCATCGGGGTCGGCATCGATTTCCAGACGGAGCTGGTCGAGCACATCACCAAAATCCGCGGCGCCAACTACTACGCCATTCACAGCCCGTGGGAATTCAAGAAGCGCCTCGCGAAAGAGTTTGATTACATGGTCACGCCGCTGCTGTTCAATCTTCGCGTAACCCTGCATTCCGACTCGTTCAGCATCGACGAGGTCTACGGCTCACCGGAGGCGGACCAGGCCACGGGCCTGCTGATGAAGGTGAACACGCTGTTTCCCGCCCCGCTCGAAGATGACTCGGTGAAGGGCGGCATCATCCTGCTCAAACTCAAGCGAACCAGCCCGGGCAGCGATCTTCGACTGACCGCTTCGTATGAGGATCGCTCCGGAAAGGTCTATCAGACGACCGTGTCGGCGCCGGCCCCGGCGGATGATGGGGAGTGGTGCGCCGCGCGGGACGTTCGCAAGGCCGTCGTCCTGACCCGTCTTGTCACCCTCATGAAAGACTGGATCCGCACCGAGCGCGGGCAGCTCGACGGGCGTCCAGAAAACGAGGCCCGTTCCCCAAATTATTGGGAACACACCTCGTCCACGCTGCGTGTTTCACCGCAAAAGCTCGGTGAGATGAAGCGATTCAAAGAGTATTTCGTCCAGCAGTCGCAATTGATCGGCGATCCGGCCCTCGATCGCGAGAAAGAACTCCTGGAACGGATCATAGATCAGGGGCAGTCAGCCGCCGACAAAACCAAACGGTAA
- a CDS encoding TrmH family RNA methyltransferase encodes MTEHRHAYDSLAEMLARCEEDRIRGRHDGWGQACIAIDHPQDQKNIGSALRAAGCYGVCLVAICGAHYKKASTDVGHQYRRTPLLEVDDLRMTVPYHFVPVAVELVEGAVPLPEYRHPELAYYVFGGEHMTLGKRTLSWCRDTIYIPTRASLNLAACINVVLYDRLCKCANGAQPWLAPKPGKGKDVPPST; translated from the coding sequence ATGACTGAACACCGACACGCATACGACTCGCTCGCCGAGATGCTCGCCCGCTGCGAAGAGGACCGAATCAGGGGCCGGCACGACGGATGGGGCCAGGCCTGCATCGCGATTGACCACCCGCAGGACCAGAAGAACATCGGAAGCGCGCTCCGGGCCGCAGGCTGTTACGGCGTCTGCCTCGTCGCCATCTGCGGAGCCCATTACAAGAAGGCGTCGACCGACGTCGGCCACCAGTATCGCCGAACCCCCCTCCTGGAAGTCGACGACCTGCGGATGACGGTGCCCTATCACTTCGTGCCGGTCGCCGTCGAACTGGTCGAAGGCGCGGTTCCCCTGCCCGAATACCGGCACCCCGAGCTCGCCTACTACGTGTTCGGCGGCGAGCACATGACGCTCGGGAAGCGCACCCTCTCCTGGTGCCGCGACACGATCTACATCCCGACGAGGGCGAGTCTGAATCTCGCCGCATGCATCAACGTCGTGCTGTACGACCGCCTGTGCAAGTGCGCGAACGGCGCTCAGCCGTGGCTTGCCCCGAAACCCGGGAAGGGAAAGGACGTTCCGCCGTCGACCTGA
- a CDS encoding VIT domain-containing protein, whose translation MIRTISLLMMLVTLAFTTVPATALHLYGPQGQLPMLEQRVKVTIDNQVAVTKLEQSFINTSDVTQETSYRFPLNEKASVQEFGLTGPNGIRQVGAIEEKQDAQQIYQNAQSTGMMPAMAQQADPNSFETKVGAVPAGGRAKIDLTYSEVLDYSNGIITYNIPMNISRIQQQNLDLVSVVIDIRDQKKIVGVKTPSHPAQARRIDDNHWQVTFERSKELPAADFQIQYEVTAQRMGFNFLSTQPDKGDKGFFMMMLAPQEVVDAGDIVARDIVFVLDVSGSMSGYKIKQTKAAYNFFIDHLNADDRFSVISFSDTTSVWKDTLVSADPSNRADAKRFVSDLDTTGGTNIDEALRSAVSLFGTTKSTKAIVFLTDGEPTVGITNLNAIAANMKDRNTAGIRTFALGVGDNVSTQLLDQLALENRGEALYVHENDTLEAKLTGFYETISKPLLVDLGIDWGGIKVSELYPKTIPNIYKGSQVVIVGRYEGDGIASLTLKGTLNGSLQSYPVSAEFVKESDANKFVARVWAKTKADDLIREMRAYGENPEKKAEVIRLSKTYQFTTSYTSFVSVSPEQVAAAKPAHQPWQQQQANAWNRQSRVTPSQAPAPVSMPSYAATPVMPPHANQARPPVTVVSRQEAKPIGTWGVSGFFPAAVLVPNFRKAREQSREKACYANMRVILGAVEMYNMDHDPMLCMVDDQVIDGLQQSNYLKGGINRPEAGCAYLSSGDLTGGGVIYCAIHGTVEPSNLGNININYQDGTPWETKLWNNVLQPIVSLAINIPIFLIGLWLTWKIITLPFVFLKLLIWGPDAEEPATEPASSIPVSRTGPVNAEPLDYDAVSSHDENAGETPWELSEIEDRDPDEGKKKE comes from the coding sequence ATGATACGCACGATATCGCTCTTGATGATGCTGGTCACGCTTGCGTTCACAACGGTTCCCGCCACGGCGCTGCACCTGTATGGCCCGCAGGGTCAGCTTCCCATGCTCGAACAGCGCGTCAAGGTGACGATCGACAACCAGGTCGCCGTCACGAAGCTGGAGCAGAGCTTCATCAACACATCCGACGTCACCCAGGAGACGAGCTACCGGTTTCCGCTGAACGAGAAGGCGTCGGTGCAGGAGTTCGGCCTGACCGGCCCGAACGGCATCCGGCAAGTCGGCGCCATCGAGGAGAAACAGGACGCCCAGCAGATCTACCAGAACGCCCAGAGCACCGGCATGATGCCGGCAATGGCGCAGCAGGCCGATCCGAACAGTTTCGAGACGAAGGTCGGCGCCGTCCCCGCCGGCGGCAGGGCGAAGATCGACCTGACCTACAGCGAGGTGCTCGACTACTCGAACGGTATCATCACGTATAATATACCTATGAATATTTCCAGAATCCAGCAGCAGAACCTCGACCTGGTTTCGGTCGTGATCGACATCCGCGACCAGAAGAAGATCGTCGGCGTCAAGACCCCCTCGCACCCGGCCCAGGCACGGCGCATCGACGACAATCACTGGCAGGTGACGTTCGAGCGTTCGAAAGAGCTGCCGGCGGCCGATTTCCAGATACAGTACGAAGTCACGGCCCAGCGGATGGGCTTCAACTTCCTTTCGACCCAGCCCGACAAGGGCGACAAGGGCTTCTTCATGATGATGCTCGCCCCGCAGGAAGTCGTCGACGCCGGCGACATCGTCGCCCGCGACATCGTGTTCGTGCTCGACGTGTCGGGCAGCATGAGCGGCTACAAGATCAAGCAGACGAAGGCCGCCTACAACTTTTTCATCGACCACCTGAACGCCGACGACCGGTTCAGCGTGATCTCCTTCTCGGATACGACAAGCGTCTGGAAAGACACGCTCGTCAGCGCCGACCCGTCGAACAGGGCTGACGCCAAGCGGTTCGTGTCCGACCTCGACACAACGGGCGGAACGAACATCGATGAGGCCCTGAGATCCGCCGTGAGCTTGTTCGGCACGACCAAGTCCACGAAGGCCATTGTCTTCCTGACCGATGGCGAGCCCACGGTCGGCATCACCAATCTCAACGCCATCGCCGCGAACATGAAGGACCGGAATACCGCCGGCATACGCACCTTCGCGCTCGGCGTGGGTGATAACGTCTCCACGCAACTTCTCGACCAACTCGCCCTCGAGAATCGCGGCGAGGCGCTCTACGTGCACGAAAACGACACTCTCGAAGCGAAGCTGACGGGGTTCTACGAGACGATCAGCAAGCCCCTGCTCGTGGACCTCGGCATCGACTGGGGCGGTATCAAGGTGTCGGAGCTGTATCCCAAGACGATTCCGAACATCTACAAGGGCTCCCAGGTCGTGATCGTCGGCCGGTATGAGGGAGACGGCATCGCGAGCCTGACGCTGAAGGGCACGCTCAACGGCTCCCTGCAGAGCTATCCCGTTTCCGCCGAGTTCGTGAAAGAGAGCGATGCCAATAAATTCGTCGCCCGCGTCTGGGCGAAGACCAAGGCCGACGATCTCATCAGGGAGATGCGCGCCTACGGCGAAAATCCCGAGAAGAAGGCCGAAGTGATCCGCCTCAGCAAGACCTACCAGTTCACCACCAGCTACACCTCGTTCGTCTCCGTCTCCCCCGAACAGGTCGCCGCCGCGAAACCCGCGCACCAGCCCTGGCAGCAACAGCAGGCGAACGCCTGGAACCGCCAGTCCCGCGTCACGCCGTCCCAGGCGCCTGCCCCGGTCTCGATGCCCAGCTACGCCGCGACGCCGGTCATGCCTCCCCATGCAAATCAGGCCCGGCCTCCCGTCACGGTCGTCTCGCGCCAGGAAGCCAAGCCGATCGGCACATGGGGCGTCTCTGGCTTCTTCCCGGCCGCGGTGCTCGTCCCCAACTTCCGGAAAGCCCGCGAGCAGAGCCGCGAAAAGGCGTGCTACGCAAACATGCGCGTCATTCTCGGCGCCGTCGAGATGTATAACATGGACCACGACCCGATGCTTTGCATGGTCGATGACCAGGTCATCGACGGTCTCCAGCAGAGTAACTATCTGAAGGGCGGCATCAACAGGCCGGAAGCCGGCTGCGCTTACCTGAGTTCCGGCGACCTGACGGGCGGCGGCGTCATCTACTGCGCCATCCACGGAACCGTCGAACCCTCGAACCTGGGAAACATCAACATCAATTACCAGGACGGGACTCCCTGGGAAACGAAACTGTGGAACAATGTCCTGCAGCCCATCGTCAGCCTCGCCATCAACATTCCGATCTTCCTCATCGGCCTGTGGCTCACCTGGAAGATCATCACCCTCCCGTTCGTGTTCCTGAAACTCCTCATCTGGGGCCCCGACGCGGAAGAACCGGCCACGGAACCGGCCTCCAGCATCCCGGTCAGTCGCACGGGGCCGGTGAACGCCGAACCACTTGATTATGACGCCGTTTCCAGCCATGATGAAAACGCTGGGGAAACCCCCTGGGAATTGTCTGAAATCGAAGACCGTGATCCCGACGAGGGAAAGAAGAAGGAATGA
- a CDS encoding 3'-5' exonuclease, producing MKPSAVSFPFEHTPIRSIPYVVLDLETTGFAPPMAQVTEVAMISITGDAEERFETLVDPGVPIPQKIIELTGITNEMVRGKPTMREVVPIIAGILQGSVFVAHNAPFDWAFISHAWREYYQVPLQMPSLCTLRLSRQFLGLATNKLGIVAQHFGVKLNDAHRAMGDTLALKGVLKEFLTLLERKGMQTGGDLLRAGLIFPTTPPAR from the coding sequence ATGAAGCCTTCCGCTGTATCCTTTCCCTTCGAACACACGCCGATCCGCTCGATCCCCTACGTCGTGCTCGATCTCGAGACGACCGGTTTCGCGCCGCCCATGGCCCAGGTGACGGAAGTCGCGATGATCTCGATCACGGGAGACGCCGAGGAGCGGTTCGAGACGCTGGTCGACCCGGGGGTGCCGATTCCCCAGAAAATCATCGAACTGACCGGCATCACCAACGAGATGGTCCGCGGCAAGCCCACCATGCGGGAAGTCGTGCCGATCATCGCCGGAATCCTCCAGGGAAGCGTGTTCGTCGCGCACAACGCCCCGTTCGACTGGGCGTTCATCAGTCACGCCTGGCGCGAGTATTACCAGGTGCCGCTCCAGATGCCGTCGCTGTGCACCCTTCGCCTGTCGCGCCAGTTTCTCGGGCTCGCGACGAACAAGCTCGGCATCGTCGCCCAGCATTTCGGCGTGAAGCTGAACGACGCGCACCGCGCCATGGGTGACACGCTCGCCCTGAAAGGCGTCCTGAAAGAGTTTCTGACGCTCCTCGAGCGGAAAGGCATGCAGACGGGAGGCGATCTGCTCCGCGCCGGGCTGATCTTCCCGACGACGCCGCCTGCTCGCTGA
- a CDS encoding cache domain-containing protein: MSAPSAAGKLPWYRRLAARVVLTAILAGLVPMLLVGGALVWRLHDELVEQAIRTMQTRTAAIRNGIESVIGGYERQAALLAQTPEIQRFDRAGQMDSLYRFLDLNPVLYSIFVYDASGTITNLAFRNRDQALDEHFIGRTLVGAKSPSLLAAQEAFLTAVRTGKTSFAGQIVTSSGADSLVMQVPIFDFATLRRVIGVLSCAINLDSPELIDIFKNYPLASGDVLLLCDRTGRLITSRGQHLPEGLTGIATGASPAFSDAPVDITLELDGRPYLGVVTPMNVLHGYLLAARPREEVLGPLRHLLGDLAVLLSLGLVLAAGFGAALAFPLAGHLNRLFVGIREVGNGAVTHRLPVEGNDELAETCQAFNDMTATLEKHRLMDEIWHREWNGPGNGTNTP, translated from the coding sequence GTGTCTGCGCCTTCCGCGGCGGGAAAACTACCGTGGTATCGCCGGCTGGCGGCTCGCGTCGTCCTGACGGCGATTCTGGCCGGCCTCGTTCCGATGCTGCTCGTCGGCGGGGCGCTCGTCTGGCGCCTCCATGACGAACTGGTCGAGCAGGCGATCAGGACGATGCAGACCCGAACGGCCGCCATCAGGAACGGCATCGAATCCGTCATCGGCGGCTACGAACGGCAAGCCGCCCTCCTGGCCCAGACCCCTGAAATCCAGCGGTTCGACAGAGCCGGCCAGATGGATTCCCTGTACCGGTTTCTCGACCTGAACCCGGTCCTGTACAGCATTTTCGTCTACGACGCGAGCGGCACCATCACGAACCTCGCGTTCCGGAACCGCGACCAGGCCCTCGACGAGCATTTCATCGGCAGGACGCTCGTCGGCGCGAAAAGCCCCTCGCTTCTCGCCGCCCAGGAAGCGTTTCTCACCGCCGTCCGGACGGGAAAAACCTCGTTCGCCGGGCAAATCGTCACCTCTTCGGGCGCCGATTCCCTCGTCATGCAGGTTCCGATCTTCGATTTCGCGACCCTGCGGCGCGTCATCGGCGTGCTCAGCTGCGCGATCAACCTCGACAGCCCCGAACTCATCGACATCTTCAAGAACTACCCCCTCGCGTCGGGCGACGTTCTTCTGCTCTGCGACCGCACCGGCAGACTCATCACGTCTCGCGGACAGCATCTTCCCGAAGGCCTGACCGGCATCGCCACTGGAGCAAGCCCGGCTTTTTCCGACGCCCCCGTCGACATCACCCTGGAGCTCGACGGCCGCCCCTATCTCGGGGTCGTCACCCCGATGAACGTGCTTCACGGCTATCTTCTCGCGGCCCGGCCGCGCGAAGAAGTGCTCGGACCCCTCAGGCACCTTCTGGGCGACCTTGCCGTCCTGCTCAGTCTCGGCCTCGTTCTGGCGGCCGGGTTCGGCGCCGCTCTGGCCTTCCCGCTCGCCGGCCATCTGAACCGGCTGTTCGTCGGCATCCGCGAGGTGGGCAACGGGGCCGTCACCCACCGGCTCCCGGTCGAAGGGAACGACGAGCTCGCGGAAACGTGTCAGGCATTCAACGACATGACCGCGACGCTCGAAAAGCACCGGCTCATGGATGAAATATGGCACCGCGAATGGAACGGGCCGGGAAACGGGACGAACACGCCGTGA
- a CDS encoding glycerophosphodiester phosphodiesterase family protein has protein sequence MMIRLLAGCLLSIALSGVCFAQTAQERPVLCIAHRGARSVAPENTLDAFRIGIERFGADMIELDVHLSRDGVPVVVHDDTLERCSDVATWFPDRKPWRVGDFTAAELLTLDAGSWFVEKDPFGQIAAGAVPAADLKRFGSGRVHIPTLRQVLGFAAARRVRVNVELKNFPMFYDELAEKVIAEVRAAGIADTTVLSSFDHELLAHVKTIAPDIEIAALCDQPVFPLAGYLVGQIGADGFNPGSDVVGIGSLAWHRTGAVREDVIRAAREAGLKVCVWTVNDPVEMMALIRAGVDGIFTDFPQRMKALGN, from the coding sequence ATGATGATTCGTCTTCTTGCCGGGTGCCTGCTTTCGATCGCCTTATCGGGCGTCTGTTTCGCCCAGACGGCGCAGGAACGGCCCGTGCTTTGCATCGCCCATCGGGGAGCCAGGAGCGTTGCGCCGGAAAACACGCTCGATGCGTTCAGGATCGGCATCGAGCGGTTCGGCGCCGACATGATCGAACTCGACGTGCATCTGAGCAGGGACGGCGTGCCGGTCGTGGTGCATGACGACACGTTGGAACGATGCAGCGATGTCGCGACGTGGTTCCCCGATCGGAAACCGTGGCGGGTGGGGGATTTCACGGCAGCGGAGCTGCTGACGCTCGACGCGGGAAGCTGGTTCGTCGAGAAGGACCCGTTCGGGCAGATCGCCGCCGGCGCCGTTCCCGCCGCCGACCTGAAGCGGTTCGGAAGCGGCCGGGTACATATCCCGACGCTGAGGCAGGTGCTCGGGTTCGCGGCCGCGAGGCGCGTGCGGGTGAACGTCGAGTTGAAGAATTTTCCGATGTTCTACGATGAGCTCGCCGAAAAAGTCATCGCCGAGGTGCGCGCCGCCGGTATCGCCGACACGACGGTTCTTTCGTCGTTCGATCACGAACTCCTGGCTCACGTAAAAACAATAGCTCCTGATATTGAAATTGCGGCGCTGTGCGATCAGCCCGTGTTTCCGCTCGCGGGCTACCTCGTGGGGCAGATCGGCGCCGATGGCTTCAATCCCGGTTCCGACGTGGTGGGCATCGGCAGTCTCGCCTGGCATCGGACCGGGGCCGTGCGCGAAGACGTCATCCGTGCCGCCCGCGAGGCGGGGCTGAAGGTCTGCGTCTGGACGGTGAACGACCCGGTCGAGATGATGGCACTGATACGCGCTGGCGTGGACGGAATCTTCACGGACTTCCCGCAGCGGATGAAGGCGCTCGGGAACTGA
- a CDS encoding phosphate/phosphite/phosphonate ABC transporter substrate-binding protein, which yields MTSPPMKLPFQSKLPTFSRSWRSRLWLLIVLLVAAAGFFASSPKRPLVPVTLLVNPNPPLVFGVIPFLGPRALKTRMEPLLTYLSRKLGRPVELNVAPDYEALARLMDEERVSIAWFSHASYEHLGFGKPWKVICRPVQNDSVEYFGKIIVRADSPFRTIGDLEGRTFAYVERNSGSGFFFPNKLFTSLNIDPLRFFGKVVFTHSHVTSIEGVVRGVYDAAAVYTITPDSGTASMAERVRYIATTGPIPYDPLVARANLPPHLAASITSALLSMHLDPSASGEVAQLHQWRGLNRFASEEEVQSLLSRPPAPAGGASGPLLPSSPSFASETRHD from the coding sequence ATGACTTCGCCTCCGATGAAGCTCCCCTTCCAATCGAAACTTCCGACGTTCAGCCGCTCCTGGCGATCGCGCCTCTGGCTGCTGATCGTACTGCTGGTCGCCGCGGCGGGATTTTTCGCCTCGAGCCCGAAGCGTCCTCTCGTTCCGGTGACCCTCCTCGTGAATCCCAACCCGCCTCTCGTGTTCGGCGTGATCCCGTTTCTCGGTCCCCGCGCCTTGAAGACCCGCATGGAACCCCTGCTCACGTATCTTTCGAGAAAACTCGGCCGCCCCGTCGAGCTGAACGTCGCTCCCGATTACGAGGCCCTCGCCCGGCTGATGGACGAGGAGCGCGTCTCGATCGCCTGGTTCTCGCACGCTTCATACGAGCATCTGGGGTTCGGCAAGCCGTGGAAGGTGATCTGCCGGCCAGTACAGAACGACAGCGTGGAGTATTTCGGGAAAATCATCGTCCGCGCCGACAGCCCGTTCCGGACGATCGGGGACCTTGAGGGCCGTACGTTCGCCTATGTCGAGCGCAACTCCGGGTCGGGCTTTTTTTTCCCGAACAAGCTTTTCACATCACTCAATATAGATCCGCTCCGGTTTTTCGGAAAGGTCGTTTTCACCCACAGCCACGTGACCAGCATCGAAGGCGTCGTCCGGGGGGTGTACGACGCGGCCGCCGTGTACACGATCACGCCCGACAGCGGCACCGCCTCCATGGCCGAACGGGTGCGGTATATCGCCACGACGGGCCCGATCCCCTACGATCCGCTCGTGGCGCGCGCCAACCTGCCGCCCCACCTGGCCGCATCGATTACCTCCGCCCTGCTCTCGATGCACCTCGACCCCTCCGCATCAGGGGAAGTCGCTCAACTCCACCAGTGGCGGGGACTCAACCGCTTCGCATCGGAAGAGGAAGTCCAGTCGCTTCTTTCAAGGCCCCCGGCGCCGGCCGGCGGCGCCTCCGGACCGCTCCTCCCCTCATCACCATCCTTCGCATCGGAGACACGGCATGACTGA